The proteins below are encoded in one region of Bacillota bacterium:
- a CDS encoding dihydropteroate synthase has product MILVGENLNIMSKTYGPAIKERDAAPIQELVRQEAGAGMDYIDVNIGPARKGGAETMTWLVQTVQAAVDLPLSLDTTNPGAVEAGLKVHRGKALINSISLQPERLERELPLVTRYGCAMVGLLWGTEGMPRDAAERAALCVDLVYRATQAGIPEEDIWVDPIVTPVCVDINQVKSCLEFMSMLGEIAPGCRSIVGLSNVSNGTPARLRPYLNRTYLMMFMKYGLHAAIVDAFDGDLVAIARGRRPELVSLVHRMMDGENPDFAQLTPEEVAYAKTVRVLTGQIVYSHSWLEV; this is encoded by the coding sequence GTGATCCTGGTCGGCGAGAACCTGAACATCATGTCCAAGACCTATGGCCCCGCCATCAAGGAGCGGGACGCCGCCCCGATCCAGGAACTGGTCCGGCAGGAGGCCGGGGCGGGGATGGACTACATCGACGTGAACATCGGCCCCGCCCGCAAGGGCGGCGCGGAGACCATGACCTGGCTGGTGCAGACGGTCCAGGCGGCCGTAGACCTGCCCCTGTCCCTGGACACCACCAACCCGGGGGCGGTAGAGGCCGGGCTGAAGGTGCACCGGGGCAAGGCCCTCATCAACTCTATTTCGCTGCAGCCGGAGCGCCTGGAAAGGGAGCTGCCCCTGGTCACCCGGTACGGCTGCGCCATGGTGGGACTGCTCTGGGGCACCGAGGGTATGCCGCGGGATGCCGCCGAGCGGGCCGCCCTGTGCGTGGACCTGGTGTACCGGGCCACGCAGGCCGGCATTCCCGAAGAGGACATCTGGGTCGATCCCATCGTCACGCCCGTTTGCGTGGACATCAACCAGGTGAAGTCCTGCCTGGAGTTCATGAGCATGCTGGGGGAGATCGCCCCCGGGTGCAGGTCCATCGTGGGGCTCTCCAACGTGTCCAACGGGACGCCTGCGCGGCTGCGGCCCTATCTGAACCGCACCTACCTCATGATGTTCATGAAGTACGGGTTGCACGCCGCCATCGTGGATGCCTTCGACGGGGACCTGGTGGCCATCGCCCGGGGGAGGCGTCCGGAGCTGGTCTCCCTGGTCCACCGCATGATGGACGGGGAAAACCCCGATTTCGCGCAGCTGACGCCGGAGGAGGTCGCCTACGCCAAGACGGTGCGCGTCCTCACCGGCCAGATCGTGTACTCCCACTCCTGGCTGGAGGTGTGA
- a CDS encoding DUF3786 domain-containing protein, whose amino-acid sequence MGLGESYRQALALAREELGRWSGAELEKRLAASGARWLPAGQVAEPEPGSGGTAARAIGLSFLGRPLVVTVPDGRVDFLPGASAGAPDAPALEAAPGAEVGGRVASVTGAEAPQWLAILTLHYLNGAGGDPLRGELIPFRDLPGGRVYDANFEKRVRARLVRRYAHQPALLVEAGKRLGGEAADMGDAAVRLLPFPRVPVWMVLWAADEEFPAQANVLFDGSVGSYLCTEDVVVLCEQMVAEMINLSRKEVGR is encoded by the coding sequence ATGGGCCTGGGGGAGAGCTACCGCCAGGCCCTGGCCCTGGCCCGGGAAGAACTGGGGCGGTGGTCCGGGGCGGAACTGGAGAAGCGGCTGGCCGCATCCGGGGCCCGCTGGCTACCCGCGGGGCAGGTGGCCGAGCCGGAGCCAGGTTCGGGCGGGACCGCTGCCCGCGCCATCGGGCTTTCCTTCCTGGGTCGGCCGCTGGTGGTGACCGTTCCCGACGGCCGGGTGGATTTTCTGCCGGGAGCAAGCGCCGGCGCGCCAGATGCGCCCGCGCTGGAGGCTGCGCCCGGCGCGGAGGTGGGCGGCCGGGTCGCGTCGGTGACCGGGGCGGAGGCGCCCCAGTGGCTGGCCATCCTGACGCTCCACTACCTGAACGGTGCCGGGGGTGATCCCCTCAGGGGGGAGCTCATCCCCTTCCGGGATCTGCCCGGGGGGCGGGTGTACGACGCCAACTTCGAAAAGCGCGTGCGGGCCCGGCTGGTGCGGCGATACGCCCACCAGCCGGCCCTCCTCGTGGAGGCGGGGAAGCGCCTGGGCGGCGAAGCGGCGGACATGGGCGATGCCGCCGTGCGGCTGCTTCCCTTCCCCCGCGTGCCCGTCTGGATGGTGCTGTGGGCCGCCGACGAAGAGTTCCCGGCCCAGGCCAACGTGCTGTTTGATGGCAGTGTGGGGTCCTACCTGTGCACGGAGGACGTGGTGGTCCTCTGCGAGCAGATGGTTGCCGAGATGATCAACCTGAGCAGGAAAGAGGTCGGAAGGTAG
- a CDS encoding AAA family ATPase codes for MPKHVSVAGKGGTGKTTLSALLVRWLLERGKTPVLVVDADPNANLGEALGVSWEGTISEVLEKAKAKQGTAAGMTTGTFIEYQLNQVLSEARGFDLLVLGGPEGPGCYCFPNEMLRHYMEELSGNYPYLVMDNEAGLEHLSRRVARGVDVLLVTSDPTVRGIRSAERIARLARSLGVVSGRVEFVLSMARDGDEPALRQEMGSLGITPLGIIPYDETLVEYDLRGRPLFDLPPDAPAWRAAADLAEKLGL; via the coding sequence GTGCCCAAGCACGTGTCGGTTGCCGGCAAGGGAGGGACGGGGAAGACCACCCTGTCGGCCTTACTGGTGAGGTGGCTGCTGGAGCGGGGTAAGACCCCGGTGCTGGTGGTGGACGCCGATCCCAACGCCAACCTGGGGGAGGCCCTGGGGGTGAGCTGGGAGGGGACCATCTCCGAGGTGCTGGAGAAGGCGAAGGCCAAGCAGGGAACCGCGGCCGGGATGACCACGGGCACCTTCATCGAGTACCAGCTGAACCAGGTCCTCAGCGAGGCCCGCGGGTTCGACCTGCTGGTGCTGGGCGGCCCGGAGGGGCCCGGGTGCTACTGCTTCCCCAACGAGATGCTCCGCCACTACATGGAGGAGCTGAGCGGCAACTACCCCTACCTGGTGATGGACAACGAGGCCGGCCTGGAGCACCTGAGCCGGCGGGTGGCGCGCGGCGTGGACGTGCTCCTGGTGACCAGCGATCCCACTGTGCGGGGGATTCGCTCCGCCGAGCGCATCGCCCGCCTGGCCCGCTCCCTGGGCGTGGTGTCCGGGCGGGTGGAGTTCGTGCTGTCCATGGCCCGCGATGGTGACGAGCCGGCCCTGCGGCAGGAGATGGGGTCCCTGGGCATCACCCCGCTGGGCATCATCCCCTACGACGAGACCCTGGTGGAATACGACCTGAGGGGGAGGCCCCTGTTCGATCTGCCCCCCGATGCGCCCGCCTGGCGGGCGGCGGCGGATCTGGCCGAGAAGCTGGGACTGTGA
- a CDS encoding ASKHA domain-containing protein, whose amino-acid sequence MSRVQVKFLPDNVTVSVSPGTDLLQAAALAGLEIKSGCGGEGVCGRCLVAIRSGKARVGEGSMAPRYRRLGYVLACRTRVDEDLVVEIPPEARIETAQQVLLDAPSRLLQEKETDVLVQYGLQPACRKYPLSLSPPTLVENAPDLTRLVARLVPATGFSEITANLDVLRELPEVLRRQDFRVTCTLADLGEGRAEIVHVEPGEAVRPAYGLAVDIGTTTVAALLVDLASGETLDRVGTYNHQIRFGDDVITRIVHSVREERGLEELQRAAVDTINELIDLLLARHDLWPTDIQAVVVAGNTTMTHLFLGVSPKHLRLEPYIPAAARFPVAKAGELGLKVHPEAPVRCTPAVASYLGGDIVAGLLVSDMQHLPGIGLYIDIGTNGEMVLGGRDFLVGCACSAGPAFEGSGITCGMRATAGAIDGVAIDPETREARVHTVAGEKPLGICGSGLVDLLAKMWRAGIIDRAGNFQRVPSPRLRWGDEGPEYVLAWRRESGSGRDVVISEADVKNLLRSKGAVYAGIRSLLRSVDMELDAVERVWIAGGFGNYLNISEAVRIGLLPDLPREKFVFLGNASVKGARLALLSGRAWQEAERVAQGITYLELSVGNTFMDEFVSALFLPHTDLRLFPSVEREEVER is encoded by the coding sequence GTGAGCAGGGTGCAGGTGAAGTTCCTTCCCGACAATGTGACGGTGAGCGTGTCCCCGGGCACCGACCTTTTGCAGGCGGCGGCCCTGGCCGGGCTGGAGATCAAGTCCGGCTGCGGCGGGGAGGGTGTCTGCGGGCGCTGCCTGGTGGCCATCCGGTCGGGCAAAGCCCGGGTGGGGGAAGGGAGCATGGCCCCCAGGTACCGGCGCCTGGGCTACGTCCTGGCCTGTCGCACCAGGGTCGACGAGGACCTGGTGGTGGAGATCCCGCCCGAGGCCCGCATCGAGACCGCCCAGCAGGTCCTGCTGGACGCGCCGTCCCGGCTCCTGCAGGAGAAGGAGACGGATGTGCTGGTCCAGTACGGCCTGCAGCCGGCCTGCCGCAAGTACCCGCTGTCTCTTTCTCCCCCCACCCTGGTGGAGAACGCACCCGACCTCACCCGGCTGGTCGCGAGGCTGGTACCGGCCACCGGCTTTTCCGAGATAACCGCAAACCTCGACGTGTTGCGGGAACTGCCCGAGGTCCTGCGCCGGCAGGATTTCCGGGTGACCTGCACCCTGGCCGACCTGGGGGAGGGGCGGGCGGAAATAGTGCACGTGGAGCCGGGGGAGGCGGTACGACCGGCCTACGGCCTGGCCGTGGACATCGGCACCACCACGGTGGCCGCCCTCCTGGTGGACCTGGCTTCGGGGGAGACCCTGGATCGGGTGGGCACGTACAACCACCAGATCCGCTTCGGCGATGACGTCATCACCCGCATCGTCCACTCGGTGCGGGAGGAGCGGGGCCTGGAAGAACTGCAGCGGGCGGCGGTGGACACCATCAACGAGCTGATCGACCTCCTGCTGGCCCGGCACGACCTCTGGCCCACCGATATCCAGGCGGTGGTGGTGGCGGGCAACACCACCATGACCCACCTCTTCCTGGGGGTTTCCCCCAAGCACCTGCGCCTGGAGCCTTACATCCCGGCGGCAGCCCGCTTCCCGGTGGCTAAGGCGGGCGAGCTGGGCCTGAAGGTGCACCCCGAGGCTCCCGTGCGCTGCACACCCGCGGTGGCCTCCTACCTGGGCGGGGACATCGTGGCCGGGCTGCTGGTGTCCGACATGCAGCATCTGCCCGGCATCGGGCTTTACATCGACATCGGTACCAACGGGGAGATGGTCCTGGGCGGGCGCGACTTCCTGGTGGGGTGTGCCTGCTCGGCCGGTCCCGCCTTCGAGGGGTCGGGCATAACCTGCGGCATGCGGGCCACAGCGGGCGCCATCGACGGGGTGGCCATCGACCCGGAGACCCGGGAGGCGCGGGTGCACACGGTGGCGGGGGAGAAACCCCTGGGCATCTGCGGGTCTGGCCTGGTGGACCTCCTGGCCAAGATGTGGCGCGCGGGGATCATCGACCGGGCCGGCAACTTCCAGCGGGTGCCTTCACCGCGCCTGCGCTGGGGTGACGAGGGACCCGAGTACGTGCTGGCCTGGCGCCGGGAGTCCGGCAGCGGCCGGGACGTGGTGATCAGTGAGGCCGATGTGAAGAACCTTTTGCGGTCCAAGGGGGCCGTGTACGCCGGCATCCGCTCCCTGCTCCGTTCGGTGGACATGGAGCTGGACGCCGTGGAGAGGGTTTGGATCGCGGGCGGTTTCGGAAACTACCTCAACATCAGCGAAGCCGTGCGCATCGGTCTTCTGCCCGACCTACCTCGGGAGAAGTTCGTGTTCCTGGGCAACGCCTCCGTGAAGGGGGCGCGCCTGGCCCTGCTTTCGGGCCGGGCCTGGCAGGAGGCGGAGAGGGTGGCCCAGGGCATTACCTATCTGGAGCTTTCCGTGGGGAACACCTTCATGGACGAGTTCGTGTCCGCGCTGTTTTTGCCCCATACCGACCTGCGGCTGTTCCCGTCGGTGGAGCGGGAGGAGGTGGAGCGATGA
- a CDS encoding 4Fe-4S dicluster domain-containing protein, translating into MTLAEEIRERSGQDINSCYQCHKCSGGCPLTFVSDLPLSGVIRVLQLGLQDVVLASRLVWLCSGCRTCYERCPNGIDGARVLDAIKAMAKEEDRVEDPQVAAFHDAFLGMVRRFGRAYELGMMAEYKIRTGTFTQDVPMGLKMLARRKLRLTPSLAPGRRDLARLFREGVRYRKRRAGGDFA; encoded by the coding sequence ATGACCCTGGCCGAGGAGATCAGAGAGCGCAGCGGTCAGGACATTAACTCCTGCTACCAGTGTCACAAGTGCTCGGGAGGCTGCCCGCTTACCTTCGTGTCGGACCTGCCCCTGAGCGGGGTGATAAGGGTCCTGCAGCTGGGGCTGCAGGACGTGGTGCTGGCCTCCCGCCTGGTCTGGCTGTGTTCCGGCTGTCGCACCTGCTACGAGCGCTGTCCCAACGGCATCGACGGGGCGCGGGTGCTGGACGCCATCAAGGCCATGGCCAAAGAGGAAGACCGGGTGGAGGATCCCCAGGTGGCGGCCTTTCACGACGCCTTCCTGGGCATGGTGAGACGATTCGGGCGCGCCTACGAGCTGGGGATGATGGCCGAGTACAAGATCCGCACCGGCACCTTCACCCAGGACGTCCCCATGGGGCTCAAGATGCTGGCGCGGCGCAAGCTGCGCCTCACGCCGTCCCTGGCTCCCGGCCGGCGCGACCTGGCCCGCCTCTTCCGGGAAGGCGTGCGCTACCGGAAGCGGCGGGCGGGGGGTGATTTCGCATGA
- a CDS encoding CoB--CoM heterodisulfide reductase iron-sulfur subunit B family protein: MSGASGACVKPGAVSAGMAAGAVGGGGVGLSLAYYPGCSLHSTGWEFDASTRAVCAALGIELRGVPGWTCCGSSSAHTRPGPLGRALGLRNLVLAEDAGEEMLVPCAACYNVLKGADAAWRAGEEEAREAAHLVEDSLGRPYRGKVAVRHVLEVLALPGVLETLRARVRSPWRVPVVPYYGCLLARPSAQVGFDRPEQPVLMDRILEAIGAEVRPWSYKTDCCGASLTISHAPVVEVLVNELIKQAGRAGALALVTACPMCHANLDSRQSVTPPVPVLYITEAVGIALGLPDAGRWLGAHLVDARALLTPDGEMVS, from the coding sequence ATGAGCGGTGCGAGCGGTGCGTGCGTGAAGCCAGGAGCGGTTTCCGCGGGCATGGCGGCCGGCGCCGTCGGGGGCGGGGGTGTCGGCCTGAGCCTGGCGTACTACCCGGGGTGCTCCCTGCACTCGACGGGATGGGAGTTCGACGCCTCCACGCGGGCGGTGTGCGCCGCCCTGGGCATCGAGCTGCGGGGGGTGCCGGGGTGGACGTGCTGCGGTTCTTCCTCCGCCCACACCCGTCCCGGTCCCCTGGGCCGCGCGCTGGGGCTGCGCAACCTGGTGCTGGCGGAGGATGCGGGGGAGGAAATGCTCGTCCCCTGCGCGGCCTGCTACAACGTCCTCAAGGGGGCGGATGCCGCCTGGCGGGCCGGTGAGGAGGAGGCGCGGGAGGCGGCCCACCTGGTGGAGGATAGCCTGGGGCGTCCCTACCGGGGAAAGGTGGCCGTCCGCCACGTGCTGGAGGTGCTGGCCCTGCCCGGGGTGCTAGAGACCCTCCGGGCCCGGGTGAGGTCTCCCTGGCGGGTCCCGGTGGTGCCTTACTACGGGTGCCTGCTGGCCCGGCCCTCCGCCCAGGTGGGGTTCGACCGCCCCGAACAACCGGTACTGATGGATCGCATCCTGGAAGCCATCGGGGCCGAGGTGCGGCCCTGGTCGTACAAGACCGACTGCTGCGGGGCCTCCCTCACCATCTCCCATGCCCCGGTGGTGGAGGTCCTGGTGAACGAGCTCATCAAGCAGGCCGGGCGGGCGGGGGCGCTGGCCCTGGTGACGGCCTGCCCCATGTGCCACGCCAACCTGGACTCCCGCCAGAGCGTGACGCCGCCCGTGCCCGTGCTCTACATCACGGAGGCGGTGGGCATCGCCCTGGGCCTGCCCGATGCGGGGCGCTGGCTGGGAGCCCACCTGGTGGACGCCCGTGCCCTGCTCACCCCCGACGGGGAGATGGTATCATGA
- a CDS encoding FAD-dependent oxidoreductase gives MSDLPRNATVEVPPAAAGPDGKPLGSVLVVGAGIAGMQAALDMASSGFLVHLVTREPSIGGRMAQLDKTFPTNDCAMCLLGPKMTDCQNHPNIVLHTMSTLVGLEGKAGDFRALVQERARYVEVRQCTGCGDCAGVCPVTVRDRFNLGLSERKAIYKHFPQAVPNAYAIEKRGTPPCRATCPAGCNVQGYVALISQGKFREALEVVRRRQPFASICGRACHHPCESECNRGQYDEPLAIAVLKRAAADFGWSDEPELPATRREERVAVVGAGPAGLAAALDLAREGYRVTVFDAAPAPGGMLRSAIPEYRLPLDLVEKEAGWILSHGMEFRGGARLGTDFSLDDLTAGGFRAVLLALGTPKGRGLPIPGTDGPGVELALPFLNRAKLGPRPQVSGRVLVIGGGNVAMDAARCALRLGASSVAMACLESRREMPAHPWEIEEAEEEGIEVHTSWGPVEVVREGDRVRGVRLRRCTRVFDEQGRFRPQFDDSVKTYLEADRVIIAIGQAPDAGFLPAQGVDLDGRGFIAADPLTRATARPGVFACGDGAGGKPSIVDAVADGHEAAESVRRFLQGLDLAEGRPAAKPEKLGPPEGVPVEAKRRLRQRLAAAGERVQDFREVYLGFTPEEAQEEASRCLNCGICSECLQCVAACKKEAINHSDETRTVEIPAGAVILAPGMGLFEAEGALEYGWSVYPNVLTSMEFERYLSATGPTAGKVVRPSDGRRPRRVAFIQCVGSRDTSCAEYCSAVCCMYTAKEAIIAREHDPGIEPTVFYLDLRAYGKGFDRYIDQARSHGVRYVRSMISGVKEDPVTHNLIIRYWSGERVKQEEFDLVVLAVGARPPAGAAELARAVGIELDEYGFARSDPVFSALSTRPGVFLAGAFAGPRDIPESLVGASAAAACAHALLAPGRGTQVTPKTYPPERDVRGEEPRVGVFVCRCGINIGGVVDVPAVVEFASTLPGVAHAQEFTYTCSQDSLQRIREAIAEKALNRVVVASCSLRTHQSLFRETLREAGLNQFLFEMANIRDQCSWVHRDVPDAATEKARDLVAMAVAKARSLTALPMQAVPVVQKALIIGGGPAGMAAALALSAQGFPCYLVERSDRLGGQMLRLRRTIAGRNVPVLLSDLVGRVMEDANITVFTGGEVAEVAGHQGHFTTRLRLPDGEVSVEHGVVLVATGVEEYRPNTYLYGQDDRVRTVTELEGQLAALERDGSRPPWKQVVFIQCVGSRDSERPYCSRVCCAQSLKNALWLKRLAPDCHVVVLYRDMRSYGFLEKYYREARSLGISFLPYPDETPPVLRQAEGELWLGTVDAASGRGIELHPDLVALATAVVPASGAKELASLLKVPLGEGGFFLETHIKMGPLDFPSAGIYLCGGAHWPKSLEEAISQAQGAASRAAVVLSKESLWVGGVVSVVDESRCAGCLTCVRVCPYHVPFINARGAAQIEAVQCQGCGMCAAECPARAIQLGNYRFDQMEAKLGGLP, from the coding sequence ATGAGCGATTTGCCCCGCAACGCGACGGTGGAGGTGCCGCCCGCGGCCGCGGGCCCGGACGGCAAGCCCCTGGGTTCGGTGCTGGTGGTGGGGGCGGGGATAGCCGGCATGCAGGCCGCTCTCGATATGGCCTCTTCCGGTTTCCTGGTGCACCTGGTCACCCGGGAGCCCTCCATCGGCGGACGCATGGCCCAGCTCGACAAGACCTTCCCCACCAACGACTGCGCCATGTGCCTGCTGGGCCCCAAGATGACCGACTGCCAGAACCACCCCAACATCGTGCTCCACACCATGAGCACCCTGGTGGGCCTGGAGGGCAAGGCGGGCGACTTCCGCGCTCTGGTCCAAGAGCGGGCCCGCTACGTGGAGGTGCGCCAGTGCACGGGGTGCGGCGACTGCGCCGGTGTCTGCCCCGTGACGGTGAGGGACCGGTTCAACCTGGGTCTGTCCGAGCGCAAGGCCATCTACAAGCACTTCCCCCAGGCCGTCCCCAACGCTTACGCCATCGAGAAACGGGGGACGCCCCCCTGCCGGGCCACCTGCCCGGCGGGGTGCAACGTGCAGGGGTATGTGGCCCTCATCTCCCAGGGCAAGTTCCGGGAGGCCCTGGAGGTGGTGCGCCGCCGCCAGCCCTTCGCCTCCATATGCGGGCGGGCCTGTCACCATCCCTGTGAATCGGAATGCAACCGGGGCCAGTACGACGAGCCCCTTGCCATAGCGGTGTTGAAGCGGGCCGCCGCCGACTTCGGCTGGTCGGACGAGCCCGAGCTACCCGCCACCCGGCGGGAAGAGCGGGTGGCGGTGGTGGGGGCGGGTCCGGCCGGCCTGGCCGCCGCCCTGGACCTGGCCCGGGAGGGCTACCGGGTGACGGTGTTCGACGCCGCGCCCGCGCCGGGGGGCATGCTGCGCTCGGCCATCCCCGAGTACCGCCTGCCCCTGGACCTGGTGGAGAAGGAGGCGGGCTGGATCCTCTCGCACGGCATGGAGTTCCGGGGCGGCGCGAGACTCGGCACCGACTTCTCCCTGGACGACCTCACCGCCGGGGGTTTCCGAGCGGTGCTGCTGGCCCTGGGTACCCCCAAGGGGCGCGGTCTTCCCATACCGGGCACCGACGGTCCCGGCGTGGAGCTGGCCCTGCCCTTCCTCAACCGGGCCAAGCTGGGACCCCGGCCCCAGGTGTCGGGCCGGGTGCTGGTGATCGGCGGCGGCAACGTGGCCATGGACGCCGCCCGCTGCGCCCTGCGGCTGGGCGCTTCCTCAGTGGCCATGGCCTGCCTGGAGTCCCGGCGCGAGATGCCCGCCCACCCCTGGGAGATCGAGGAGGCGGAGGAAGAGGGCATTGAGGTCCACACCTCCTGGGGTCCCGTGGAGGTGGTACGCGAGGGCGACCGCGTGCGGGGCGTGCGCCTGCGCCGCTGCACCCGGGTGTTCGACGAGCAGGGCCGCTTCCGGCCCCAGTTCGACGACTCCGTCAAGACTTACCTGGAGGCCGACCGCGTCATCATCGCCATCGGCCAGGCGCCCGACGCCGGCTTCCTGCCCGCCCAGGGCGTGGATCTGGACGGGCGCGGTTTCATCGCCGCCGACCCCCTCACCCGGGCCACTGCCCGGCCGGGGGTGTTCGCCTGTGGCGACGGGGCGGGGGGTAAGCCCTCCATCGTGGATGCGGTGGCGGACGGGCACGAGGCGGCCGAGTCGGTCCGGCGGTTCCTGCAGGGCCTGGACCTGGCCGAGGGTCGGCCGGCGGCCAAGCCCGAGAAGCTGGGCCCCCCCGAGGGGGTGCCGGTGGAGGCGAAGCGTCGCCTGCGCCAGCGGCTGGCCGCGGCCGGCGAACGGGTGCAGGACTTCCGCGAGGTGTACCTGGGCTTCACCCCCGAAGAGGCTCAGGAGGAAGCCTCCCGCTGCCTCAACTGCGGCATCTGCTCGGAGTGCCTGCAGTGCGTGGCCGCCTGCAAGAAGGAAGCTATCAACCACAGCGACGAAACGCGCACGGTGGAGATCCCGGCGGGTGCCGTGATCCTGGCTCCGGGCATGGGCCTCTTCGAGGCGGAGGGTGCCCTGGAGTACGGCTGGTCGGTGTACCCCAACGTGCTCACCAGCATGGAGTTCGAGCGCTACCTGTCGGCCACCGGGCCCACGGCGGGCAAGGTGGTGCGGCCTTCCGACGGCAGGCGTCCCCGCCGGGTGGCCTTCATCCAGTGTGTGGGCTCCCGCGACACCTCCTGTGCCGAGTACTGCTCGGCGGTGTGCTGCATGTACACGGCCAAGGAGGCCATCATCGCCCGCGAGCACGATCCCGGCATCGAGCCCACCGTGTTCTACCTGGATTTGCGCGCCTACGGCAAGGGATTCGACCGCTATATCGATCAGGCCAGGTCCCACGGGGTGCGCTACGTGCGCAGCATGATCTCCGGCGTGAAGGAAGACCCCGTCACCCACAACCTGATCATCCGCTACTGGTCGGGGGAGCGCGTGAAGCAGGAGGAGTTCGACCTGGTGGTGCTGGCGGTGGGGGCGCGGCCCCCGGCGGGCGCCGCCGAGCTGGCGCGGGCGGTGGGCATCGAGCTGGACGAGTACGGCTTTGCCCGTAGCGACCCCGTCTTTTCTGCCCTGTCCACCCGGCCGGGGGTGTTCCTGGCGGGGGCCTTCGCCGGACCCCGCGACATCCCCGAGAGCCTGGTGGGGGCCTCGGCGGCAGCGGCCTGCGCCCACGCCCTGCTGGCGCCGGGGCGGGGCACCCAGGTCACCCCCAAGACCTACCCGCCCGAGCGGGACGTGCGAGGCGAGGAGCCCCGGGTGGGCGTCTTCGTGTGCCGCTGCGGTATCAACATCGGGGGCGTGGTGGACGTCCCCGCGGTGGTGGAGTTCGCCTCCACCCTGCCCGGGGTGGCGCACGCCCAGGAGTTCACGTACACCTGCTCCCAGGACAGCCTGCAGCGCATCCGGGAGGCCATCGCCGAAAAGGCCCTCAACCGGGTGGTGGTGGCCTCGTGCTCCCTGCGCACCCACCAGTCCCTCTTCCGGGAGACCCTGCGCGAGGCCGGCCTGAACCAGTTCCTGTTCGAGATGGCCAACATCCGCGACCAGTGCTCCTGGGTGCACCGGGACGTGCCCGATGCCGCCACCGAGAAGGCCAGAGACCTGGTGGCCATGGCGGTGGCCAAGGCCCGCAGCCTGACTGCTCTGCCCATGCAGGCGGTGCCCGTGGTGCAGAAGGCCCTCATCATCGGGGGCGGTCCCGCGGGCATGGCGGCGGCCCTGGCCCTCTCCGCCCAGGGGTTCCCCTGCTACCTGGTGGAGCGTTCCGACCGCCTGGGCGGCCAGATGCTGCGCCTGCGCCGCACTATCGCGGGGCGGAACGTGCCCGTCCTGCTCTCCGACCTGGTGGGACGGGTGATGGAAGATGCGAACATCACCGTGTTCACCGGGGGGGAGGTGGCCGAGGTGGCCGGTCACCAGGGCCACTTCACCACGCGCCTGCGCCTGCCCGACGGTGAGGTCAGCGTGGAGCACGGCGTGGTGCTGGTGGCCACCGGGGTGGAGGAGTACCGGCCCAACACTTACCTGTACGGGCAGGACGACCGCGTGCGTACGGTCACCGAACTGGAAGGGCAGCTGGCTGCCCTGGAGCGGGATGGTTCCCGTCCACCGTGGAAACAGGTGGTGTTCATCCAGTGTGTGGGTTCCCGCGACAGCGAGCGGCCCTACTGCAGCCGGGTGTGCTGCGCCCAGAGCCTGAAGAACGCCCTGTGGCTGAAGCGGCTGGCCCCCGACTGCCACGTGGTAGTCCTGTACCGCGACATGCGCTCTTACGGTTTCCTGGAGAAGTACTACCGGGAGGCCCGCTCCCTGGGCATCTCGTTCCTGCCCTACCCCGATGAGACCCCGCCCGTCCTCCGTCAGGCGGAGGGGGAGCTGTGGCTGGGTACCGTGGATGCCGCCTCGGGGCGGGGCATCGAGCTGCACCCCGACCTGGTGGCCCTGGCCACGGCGGTGGTGCCCGCCTCGGGGGCGAAGGAACTGGCCTCCCTGCTCAAGGTACCCCTGGGGGAGGGCGGGTTCTTCCTGGAGACCCACATCAAGATGGGTCCCCTGGACTTCCCCTCGGCCGGCATCTACCTGTGCGGCGGCGCCCACTGGCCCAAGTCGCTGGAGGAGGCTATCTCCCAGGCCCAGGGCGCGGCCTCGCGGGCAGCGGTGGTCCTTTCCAAGGAATCCCTGTGGGTGGGTGGCGTGGTCTCGGTGGTGGACGAGTCCCGCTGCGCGGGTTGCCTGACCTGCGTGCGCGTCTGCCCCTATCATGTCCCCTTCATCAACGCCCGCGGGGCGGCCCAGATCGAGGCCGTGCAGTGCCAGGGGTGCGGCATGTGCGCGGCCGAGTGCCCGGCCCGCGCCATCCAGCTGGGCAACTACCGCTTCGACCAGATGGAGGCCAAGCTGGGTGGCCTGCCCTAG
- a CDS encoding hydrogenase iron-sulfur subunit, whose product MTVERPGGSSAGSEPSFEPRIVAFCCYYCAYSAADLAGSMRLQYPPNVRLIEVPCSGRVDPALLLRALEEGADGVYVAGCMEGDCHFQQGNFRAKRRVGAIKKLLSQIGWEPERVEMYNVPASDGARFAQVAREFTERIREVGPNPARGKKVRS is encoded by the coding sequence GTGACAGTCGAACGTCCCGGCGGCAGCAGTGCTGGCAGCGAGCCGTCCTTTGAGCCCAGGATCGTGGCCTTCTGCTGCTACTACTGCGCTTATTCCGCGGCCGACCTGGCCGGGTCCATGCGCCTGCAGTACCCACCCAACGTACGCCTGATCGAGGTGCCCTGCAGCGGCCGGGTGGACCCCGCCCTGCTGCTCCGGGCCCTGGAGGAGGGGGCGGATGGCGTATACGTGGCCGGCTGCATGGAGGGAGACTGTCACTTCCAGCAAGGTAACTTTCGGGCCAAGCGCCGGGTGGGCGCCATCAAGAAGCTCCTCTCCCAGATCGGCTGGGAGCCGGAGAGGGTGGAGATGTACAACGTGCCCGCCTCCGACGGCGCCCGCTTCGCGCAGGTGGCCCGCGAGTTCACCGAACGCATCAGGGAAGTGGGACCCAACCCCGCCCGGGGGAAGAAGGTGAGATCGTGA